TCACCAGATGATCGCCCACCAGTGCGATTCATGGAAACTGAAGAGTTAGCATATGTAGCTATGCGTGCTCGTGAGGTGCATGACTTCTGGCACACCCTTTTTGACCTTCCAACAAACCTGATCGGAGAAACATCACTAAAAGTGATCGAGTTTGAACAGATGCTACTCCCCATGTGTTTGATGTCTGTGCTAGGGGGTACAGCAAGGTTTAGTGACAAGCAAAGGAGCTTATTTTACCAGCATTACTTCCCATGGGCGCTTAAGGCTGGAGCTCGTAGCACAGATCTTATGTGTGTTTActatgaaaaacattttcatgaGGATTTGGAAGATGTTCGTCGTAAATGGGGAATAATTCCAGCTCCACCTCCTCCAAGACCAAATGCAACAATAGCTGTACCTCTTTGAAGAGGAATTGAAACTATTAGACTTTCCTGCAATTTGCTCTATACGAACAAACGTAGATATCTATATATGAGTGTAGTAACACAAACCTTTTAAGGTTTTTGtgagttattttcttttgttctcaTTTTCATTTGTACTTGTTAGTTTGTGGGATGAAATGCTCTTTTTATCACACCATTGTTATAGAACCAACCAAATACTTGCTGTGAAACCATATTATAACTCATCAAGTTTAAACCTTTTGTAGTTTGTCATGATGAAAAGACAATAATTTgcaatgatataatatgaagttCGGGCAAGTGAAGAGATGATGCTCCAATGAGGAGGTGTAACAGGTTAGCTATGGTGTGTCTAGACATATGTGGAGGTAGGTCGAAAAAGTATCGGGGAGAGGTAATTAGGCATGACATGACACACCTGCAACTTACCATGAACAGGATATGAAAGTCGAGAACTGTGGTAGAAGATTAGTAAGTAGTCAACAATGTCTAGTTTCCCTTAACAATCACAGATATGAAGTATAGGCAAGAAAAGCTGTTCAATCATATGATCAATTAACAAAAGTGGCATATTACATTGAAAGTAACTTTAGTTTCATGGGTGTCAACTGGGACTTTGGATCAAAGCCTTATGCAACTAACCCTTAACAACAACCTGAAGTACTCACAATTACAATTACAACATAGTGTCGAAACACAAAAGGTAAAGAAGTGATAAAACAATTATCCAACTGTAGATTGGAGAATTGCTTAGTTGCTGCCACCACCGAAGAGATAACCCAAAGAAGATCCACCTCCAGGAGCAGCATGGACTTTGGTAGATGGCCGGTCCTACATCAAGGTAATAGCTCCAGTTAAAATTAGACACGTTTATTGAGAAATCAACGATACAATTATACAGGACAAGAATTAACAAGACCCACTCCATTGTAAGAGGCCAAAATTATTTCATCATAATTCAATGACAAACTGACAAATATCATTCCCGAGTAGGAACTAAAGCATTTTAATCTGAATGGAACTCTAACTGGCAAGCAAATGCCACAGATCAATCTCAAAATCCACAACAATATATAAGAAGTCGGTCAGGAAGTCAGCAGTCCCCCCAAAAACGCAGGATTACAAATTATTCTCACTCCACAATAGGAGAGTTTACATCAATAAAATGTAATAGCAGCTTATCCTAACATGAAACACACAGCCAGTGAGACCACCTATGGTTGCAGCAACAAAGATGCACATTCATAGACTGGTGCAAATGTACCATTCGAGCAAAAATGCTATCAAGAAATTCATGACAGGAAAGCTAATAAAACAAGTTCAATACCTGATAGATGTAAATCCAACAATCGGTCCCTATTCAATTATATGGATGGCAGAATTGTGGTTAAGATAAGAGAGATTAAGCCTGGAGATTAGTGTTATTAAAAGCCATCGCTTTCGTCGCTTAAAGCGATGAAGAAATATGAAACAAGGGATCATtgcttcatgggtgaaaccatTAAGCTTTTGAGAAGTGCGCAATTCAACTAATGAGTGCAAAGAAATCCCAATAAGAAGCAATCAGTTCTTTAAATCTCAACTTTGAGAAATTAGTTATCTAATTGCAATTTGATTATTATACTATTAATCCACATGTGTTGGTGGTTTTTAATTTTCCGCAACATGTATGCCTAGAAGTGTGTGCAACTTCTTGTGTTTTGCTTCAAGCCTCATTGACCTTGTTGCTTTTTTATTTCAACTTATAAAACACTGCTGGAGATGAGGTTCCAGCCTGCAAGCTATCTATTACTCGACCTCGGAAGTCGGaacaatcaaaatatttttccagCAAAGCATGAAAATGAACTAAACAAGCATTTCAAAAGACATCATACTAATTGACACGAGGGCAATACCGTGATAAAGTTGCCTGTGTTTTGACCATCTCCCCCAAAATGGTTTCTCGAAGCAGTGCTCTGAATACCAGCAGGAATCTGCTTAGTAGCATCAACTGTAGCAGAAACGGTAGGCTTTGAAGCTGGCTCCTTATTTATTGGCTGCCCTTCACTTTGAACAGCTGGGGCATTTCCCGTGGTTGGTTTTGGCGCCTCACCGTTTCCAAATAAGTATCCCAGTGAACTTTGCCCTCCTCCATAGCTGACTCCACGACCCATTTCTGTAATTCTCTCTTGTTAAAGAATCCCAGGAACAACCTGATTCAAGAAACCAGCAAGATGTAGAGGCAGGCCATATACATTAAAGATaagagaaactttcaaatatgtTAGCGAAGATTTCATGCACCAAGCAACAACATAAAAGAAGAAGCACAGCTGATAATCAAGCGACAGAAATGAGGAAATCCATTATACTTTGAGCATTAGTGGAGACTGTGACGCTCCTACTAGTCTAATTATAATTCAGAAATGAAACATCAGTACAACACTGAAGTTGATTAGAATCTTCTTATAACCATATGAATGCACTACAGTGCTGGTAGAAACCATGAAGAACCACGAAAATATTAATGTAGCTTTAAAAGTTTCAAAGTCTGCATTCTCTTTGCAGTTCAACGAGGGAAACTTGGAGAGTGACATTTATGATTCAACCACATATCAGAAGAAGAATACAACTATTTTGCCAACAATAGGCATCCTTAAGCATGCAGGGAGAATGAAAAGAAACACAAGAAACAGAGATATCATCTTCGTCACAACAGGAAGAGAAATACTCACAAGTCACATACCAATAATCTTTCCCTCCTTTGAATTAAAACCAAAAtcaccattattttttatgatctaaaacaaataaagagCTCTCGTCTCTGAGACAATTTCAGACTTGCATATTCTAAACCTATGGATAAAAGGGACCTTTCCACTCTCCCTTCTTTAGTGTGTTCCTTTTTAGTTAATTGAGCTTTTCCTAGGCtccacattttctatttttcctttatgaACTTGGTGCCTAATTGTTCCGACCTCGGGGATGTAGTTGGTGATTGGTAAAAGTGGCTGGAAAGtctctttcttctcctcttacCACTAACGGCTAGAGGTGAGTGGAGAAACATGTCGATTCTCCTATGCTCCACATTTTCTCCTAAACTATCACTAAATTTCTTACCACCTTTCCCATTAAAAATGAATGAGGAGTCCCCTAGTGCTGACCAAAGTACTCATCGCTCCTCCAATCCTAGCTTCACTAATTCATCAACGCCTTTCCTAAACATACACCATGTCTAAGTTCTCTTCCACCAGCCCCAAACAACTGTAGGAAGTCCTAATACCCCAGATCCCTTGTAAAAAACAATAGCATCCCATCACCCACACTCTCCCTTCCTGAATCAATAACATCTTACTTTTGAAACCTCGAATCAAGCCTTAATAACTAAGAATTAACACCTAATATTACTATTTTCATCAACCAATGCTTCTCAATTGTCAAACACAACTAAATTGCTTCTTAAAGCAAACCTCATAACAATGACAGAACAACCAAACAACAACAAACTAACAAGCACACAAACCCAAACTCAACTTCATCACAAAAATCAAACTTTCGACAAAAAAGAATCAACCCCAGATCTCTCATCAAAACAAATAGCATCCCCATCACTCACACTCTCACACTTTGAATCAGTAATCTCTTTACTTTCAAAACTCAGAATCAAGCCTTAATCACCAAGAATCAACACCCACTATCACTATTTTCATCAACCACTAGTTCTCAATTGAAAAAGACAACAAATTTGCTTCTTcaagcaaaacccaacaatgAATTTAACAACCCAACAAACCCAAACTCAACTTTATCACATAAAAATCCAAACTTTCAacaaaaaatcaccaaaaaaagCTCAGATTCCCATAACTTTGAATCAAAATCATACATACACACAAATTGAAACAACCCCATATGCATAAATCTGATTTTTTTCTAGGAGATCTGAGAGTTAAAACTTTTCTGATTACCTTTGATTATTTTGGATCAGATCAGTATTTGGATGTGAAGAAGAAATGGAAGTACAGTATATTGCCTCTCTTGTTCACCtataattattagtattacttttgtttcaaaaataaaaataaaaataatgatgaaGCTTTGCTagagaaaatatacaatatggtcccccattttttttatttttcacgtTCGATATTCGATATTCGTAttgaaaattatgttattttggtatgtaatatttgaattaaagtccTAATTGAATTTGAGTAGTGTAGTACCGAGTCCAT
The DNA window shown above is from Solanum stenotomum isolate F172 chromosome 6, ASM1918654v1, whole genome shotgun sequence and carries:
- the LOC125867322 gene encoding protein SPIRAL1-like 1, which produces MGRGVSYGGGQSSLGYLFGNGEAPKPTTGNAPAVQSEGQPINKEPASKPTVSATVDATKQIPAGIQSTASRNHFGGDGQNTGNFITDRPSTKVHAAPGGGSSLGYLFGGGSN
- the LOC125869190 gene encoding ubiquinone biosynthesis protein COQ4 homolog, mitochondrial; translated protein: MIRCSRFRLKGWQQAAVAVGSAVGALLDPRRADLIAALGETTGKPAFDRVLERMKKSPEGREILLERPRVISTNVGHAWDLPDNTFGAAYARFMGSRNFSPDDRPPVRFMETEELAYVAMRAREVHDFWHTLFDLPTNLIGETSLKVIEFEQMLLPMCLMSVLGGTARFSDKQRSLFYQHYFPWALKAGARSTDLMCVYYEKHFHEDLEDVRRKWGIIPAPPPPRPNATIAVPL